A single region of the Panulirus ornatus isolate Po-2019 chromosome 17, ASM3632096v1, whole genome shotgun sequence genome encodes:
- the LOC139754428 gene encoding eukaryotic elongation factor 2 kinase-like, with protein MHDKELVFDYMLAAAEARDRAAMIYIAEAYETGLGLPPSRTRDWSKAVQWLDRVVSTNSEDEDGNFDGTMHDPQYQLVAKQATMYSTGGFCLPKDPSKAGDMFSWAAELATEGMKGKLASKYFMLAEEAWAECEEL; from the coding sequence ATGCACGACAAGGAATTAGTGTTTGACTACATGTTGGCAGCTGCTGAGGCTAGGGACCGTGCTGCCATGATTTACATTGCAGAGGCATATGAAACTGGACTTGGTCTACCACCATCTAGGACTCGTGATTGGAGCAAGGCAGTACAGTGGCTTGATAGAGTGGTGAGCACGAACTCAGAAGATGAGGATGGTAACTTTGATGGTACAATGCATGACCCACAGTACCAGCTAGTGGCTAAACAAGCAACAATGTACTCAACTGGTGGTTTTTGCCTTCCAAAGGATCCAAGTAAAGCTGGTGATATGTTCAGTTGGGCTGCAGAATTGGCAACAGAAGGCATGAAGGGTAAACTGGCCTCCAAGTATTTTATGTTGGCAGAGGAAGCTTGGGCAGAATGTGAGGAAttataa